The uncultured Desulfobacter sp. DNA window GCTTTTTGCTGTGGCGATCTGGTCAGCGCTATAGTCGATTGCACATACGAGCCCAGTTGGACCAACGCACTGAGCCACCTCATATGCATAGAAGCCTCCACCACAGCCAACCTCTAAAACCAGCTCGCCAGTTTGAGGCTGCATTACATCAAGCACCATACCCCTGCGGACTGCTTGGTCATGGCATTGAGCCACTGAGCGCTGGATACATGCCATGTCATCAACGAATTTGAGCGAACTCATATCTTATGCCTCATATCTCCAGAAAAATTTACCCTCTATATTAAAATAATTTAGGGTCATATGTTCACCATGATAAAAAGTCTAACGCAAAAATCACCGGTTTACCCGGTGCATTTTTTGGTTGGAATTTATCCCATGAATTTGAAATATCAAATTCCCCTTAAAGGGCCCATTGTGGGGTCAAAAAGAGGCCGCTAAGAGCTGTTTCAGGCTTATGAAACTTTTCTCTTTTATTAACAGCTGGTTGCAAAATTTTGCTTGGTTCGACCCCATTTGCTCTTTTCGGGTTCTAATTTGTTTTAAACTCTTCATTGATTTGAATCACTGAACAGCCCAATTTTCGATCTTTAACGATTTGATTCTCTGAAATTCTTTTTCGTTATTTGTCACTAATATCAATTTTTCACTTATTGCATGGGCGGCTATAAGCATATCCAGCGGTCCAATCACTTTTCCTTGGCTTTCAAGTTCTGAACGGATTATTCCATAGTATCTCGATGCAACTTCATCATAAGGCAATATGTTGAATGGAGTGAGAAATTCTTCAAGTCGTTTTGCATTTTGTTTTTTATTTTGGCTTTTGGCAACACCGTAGTTAAGCTCTGAGACAGTAATAGAGGATATAGCTATTTGACCAATTTCATGATTCTTAAACTTTTGAATAACTTCGGGCGGGCGTTGGTTCATTATATAAATACAGATATTTGTATCAATCAAATAATTCATTCAACCCAACCCTTTCCTGCTGTAAATCAGGTTGATTCCTGTCAGCCATAAACGGCTTATCGTATTTTTTTAAATTGTCTTCCCAAACACCCCATGCTGTTTTGTTTTTTGGTATTAAAAGGACGCCTTGAGAAATTTTTTTAATATAAACTTCTTCACCTTCAAATCGATAAGCTTTAGGTAGCCTTAATGCTTGGCTTCGTCCATTGATAAATAATTTCGCTGTATCCATATTTCCCTTCCCTTCAATTATTAGTATATATCAACAAATATATATCAACAAAATGGTATGTCAACATAGAAAATAGCACAGCCTGGATTTTAAACATAACAAGTTATTCTCCGGTTGTCCGCATATCATTCATAAAGCTGATATCGGTTGACATCTTTTTGCAACTTCGGTATTTTCTAATCGGATATCATTCCCAATTAAATGGTATTTTTTTGGTAGCATGATGAAACAAATTCCGCAAGAATTTTTAAAACAATTTGAATCCCGGCTACTTAGCGATGGGATATCACCTGCCGAGCATCCTGCATTTAAGAAATGGATGAGGTATTACATTGATTTTTGTTCAAAGTATGGCCATGCTGCTAAAAACACCTACAGCCTGCCTTTATTTATTAACAAACTGAGAGAAAAAAAGCAGACGAGACAGCAGCAGAAACAGGCGTATGATTCAATCCTAATTTATTATGACATGTATGGTATAGTTCCTCACTGGTATCAAACGCCTGTAACCGGGAAATCTGATGTGACTGAGAATGCCATACATGAGGACACATCTTCTTTTGAAAAACCTTTGAAAGCCTCTGTTCAAGATGGATGGAATACAGTTTATTCCCGGCTAAGCGATGAAATCAAAGTACGTCATTATTCGCCTAAAACTTATGATGCTTACTGCAAGTGGGTGCAACAATTTCAAACCTTTGTCCGAAACAAGGCGCTCGAATCATTGTCGCCTGACGATGTGAAACAGTTTCTGACATGGTTGGCGGTTGAACAAAAATGTTCTGCGTCTGCCCAGAATCAGGGATTTAACGGCCTTTTGTTCTTTTTCCGGCATATTCTTGGAAAGGAGTTCGGGAAGATTGACGGGGTGGTGCGGGCCAAAAGGAAGCCTTACATTCCGGTTGTACTGTCCAGAAAAGAGATTGATCTTGTCGTGGAGAAACTGAGGTATCCTTATGATCTCATCGTGCAGCTGCTTTACGGATGCGGCTTGAGATTGGCTGAATGTATGAATATCCGCATGAATGCCCTGAATTTTGACCACAAAATATTAACCGTTCATGACGGCAAGGGAAAAAAGGATCGGACCCTGCCTATGCCGGAATCAATCATTCCGGATATTCTGGCCCAGGTGGAGCAGGTGAAAAAGCTGCATGCGAAATTAATTGAAGATGGATATGACGGCGTGTTTATGTTTGATGCCATGGACAGGAAAGCAAAATATGCTGCCAGAGAATTCAACTGGCAGTGGCTGTTCCCGGCTAAGGAACTGACTCTTGTTCCTGATACCGGGGAGAAAAGGTTGTATCATCTCCATGACCGGCATGTCCAAAAGGCCATCAAATCAGCAGCCAATCGACTACAGCTTACCAAACGGGTTACGCCTCATACCTTTCGCCACAGTTTTGCAAGTCACCTACTCCAAGCCAACTATGATATCCGGACTATACAGGCCTTGCTCGGCCACAGCGATGTGCGAACCACCATGATATATACACAGACCGTACCGTCCACGACCTTAAAAGAAGCCAAGAGCCCTTTGGATATAACCTAATATCACATCTTACTTTCCAAACCTGAAAAAAAGGAGGGAAATTTCATACTCTATGGGGATTGAAAGCTCAGGTTGCCCCATTCCATTATGGTCTTTTGTCTGGATTTTGCCGGTCATCAAAAACTGAATGGATAACGATCTGTGTTTTTTCGATTTTATACAATATTGAAAAGGGGAATCGTAGGACATCCATGAAGATGCTTATATCTTTTCTGGTACATCTCCGGCATCACGATTATATTTTGTATTGCAGCCTCAACACAGTTTAAAAATTCAAATCCCAAGCCCCTTCGCTTTTCTTCATACCAGCCAAAAGCTTGCCTGATATCGGTTTTTGCTCTCTTCAGGTATTTGATGTTCATTTAAATTCTTCTCTTAATTCATTATGAACCTCTTTCCAGTCAAAGAGTTCTGCTTTTCCAGACTCATATTCTTCTATTCGTTGATCCAATTCTTTTTTATGCCACCCTTGTATTGGCGGCATAGCAGAACAATCCTGCGCTATAGAATCCCAAATATCACTTACCAGTAATATTTTTTCAGAAACATTGAGCTTATCAATTTTCTGTCTTATTTCATCCTGTATCATAATATAGCTCCCTGTATTTAAATTGTTACCTTCCATATCTTCTTTTTAAAAGGATGCTTAAAAAATACAATCTGCCGGAATATAAATCAACCGTTCCTGAAAAAACAGCCCCGGCTGATAAGCGGATCATGGAACCAGGTTCATTATTCCGTATATATCATACATTTTTTTAAAATTGGTTCTATATTTCCAGGTAAAAATTCTAATGATTGCCTGCGCCTCTAAAAACCAGAAATATAGCCAGGGTGGGCACGCTTTTTGTGCCCACCATTTGCCAAGAATTCGATTCCATCTGATTCATCGTTTAGGGGCCAGGTGTTCTGCCTGAAATGGTGGGCAACGCTGCGCTTTTGCCCACCCTACTTTTTCGCGTTCCTGTCCGGTTGATCGGCGGAAAAAGACCGCCGAGGACTTATGGTATTTATAGTCTTCCGAGCCGATTTGGAATCAGCGTTCAATGACAGAAGTATTGTTGGGGGGGATTAAAAATTCCTGACGGAGGACTATGTCAAAAACAAAATGCAGTGACGGCCGGATTCAAAACCCCGGACTATTATTAAAAGCCAACAGTCCATAATTTTAAATTTTTACAGATCTTTGAGTCTGGTGCTGAGCGGCACCTATGGCGGACTGCGGCACAGCCATAAAGCCGGGCCGGGATTAAAAAATATTCAGCTGCCTTGCCCTGGTGACGGCCTGGACCCGGTTTTTGACGGACAGCTTGGTGAACAGGGATTTGTTGTAGAACTTGACCGTGTTGATGGAGATATGCATCTTCTGGGCGATTTCCCGGTTTGAACAGCCAAGGTCGATGAGCTTTAAAATGTCGAACTCTTTTTGGTTCAGGCTGTCAAAGGCGGTGACGGGGATGGTTTTCTGCGGCCGCTCCAGGGGTTTTTCAAGGCGGCAGTGGCCGCAGATTACGGCGGCATGGGCCTTGACCACGGGATCCGTTGCACTGGAAAGGGTGATCAGAAGGTCGGCAATATAGGGCGAGTAGATCACAAACGGCTGGATGTATTGCTCGGGGACGGCAAAGCAAAGGCCAAGTTCCAGGATCCGCACGGCGTTTTCTTTTTCCCCCAGGCCGTTCAAGGCTGCCGCCCGGATGATATCGGCTTCAAGCACGGCCGTTCTTCTGTGCCGCTTCAGGGCCCGGGGCCGAAGGGTTTCCATGAGGCGGCAGGCCTCTTGAAACCGCGCCTGGTCAAGGAGAAGAAAGGCCTGCACCAGGCAGTCGGATTCAAAGGCTTCACAAAAGGGCTCATCCAATGACAGGGGATTTTTCGTTGACCAGGCCTGTGCCGCCTGGCGTTTGCCCTGGAGCAGGCCAAGTTTGGCCATGGCGGCCCGGGCGGTCCGGATCAGATAGCGGCTTCCCGATCCGTCGGCCCTGTGCAGGGCTTTTTCCATATTAAAAAAGGCGGTTGATGACCGGCCCATGGCCTGGAGGATGAACGCCGTCTGGATGTAAATTTCGCAAAGGAAAATATTGATCCGGGATGTTCTTAAAAAATCATGGGCCTTGTTGATGTTGGAAAGGGCCTTGTCCAGCCGGTTTTCCAGGTAGCGGATGCGGCTCATCATATAAAAATAATCGGCCTGGTAGGGGCGGCGGATATGCCGGTTCCCGCGGCCTGGTCAAACCACTGCCCCAATCGCTGCGTGGCCCTGGTCATGTTTCCCATGGCGATCTCAATCTGGGCATAGGCCCTTAACAGAGTAAAATAGCCAAACCCGATCCCCAGTGTCTGATACAGCTCTTTCTGGTCCTCAATAAAGGCGTGGGACAGGGACAGGTCTCCCCTGTCAAGTTGAATCAGCAGCCGAAGCTCGGATAAAAACAGCGTGAGCAACGGATATGTTTCGGGCATGTGGTCAATGTCCCGGGTAAGCTGGTCCAGGCGGCATAACGCCGGGTCATGGGCCGCGGCCATGGCGTGTCCGGCAAGGGCCCACAGGGCCAGGGCAAATTCTTTTTTACGGTCCGGGCACTGGTCCAGCAGTTCGGTTTTCCGCCTTTCAAGGGCCTTGAAAAGCCCGGGGGCCTGGATCAGATCCCAGGTGGAGATCAACACCAACAGCCGGTAAACCGAGAGGATCAAAGAGGTGTCAATCCGTTGTGCCGGCAGGGCATCCAGCAGACGGCACACCGGTTCAAAGTCGCACTCCAGAAAATAGAACATCAGGTGATCTTCCATCAGGTCTGCCAGAAATTCGGTGTCATAAGCTTTCAGGGCGTGGTCAAAGGCCTGGTCGAGAAGATAGTGCCGGGCGTTCCATAAGGCCGCTTTTTTATGGAGCAGGACGGCCTTTTGGGGGGATATGGCATGGGGATGGTTTCTCAGGGCCCGGGCAAAAAGCCGGTGAAACCGGAACCATTCGCCCCCGGCATCCAGGGAGATGATAAATGAATGGTTCCGGTACAGGGTGGTCAGGACGTCACGGCAGCCGGTCCGGCCGGTTACCTCCCGGCACAGTGCGGCATTAAACCGGTTCAGGATGCAGATTGTAAGCAAAAAATCCTGTAGGTCCGGGGGGAGGGTGTCAATGACCTCTTCGTTGAAATATTCATTGACAACGGCATTCTCAACAAAGGGCGTGATATTGGAAATCGCTGATACCGGATCCTTTCGGTGCAGGGCCGCCCTGGTCAGCACCAGCCCGGATATCCAGCCTTCGGTGGCCTCAAAAATGGTGTCGGCCTGGTCCGGCCGCAGGTCCAGCCCGGCCACCCGGGTCAAATAGAAGCGGGTTTCGTCCCGGCTGAATTTCAACGCTTCCGGGTGAAGTTCGGTTATCCGGTTTCCGGCCCGCAGCCGGGAAAGGGGAAACGGCGGCTGGGACCGGCTGATGATGACCAGGTGAAAGGCCTTGGGGGCATACTGGATCAGGTGGGCCACAAAATCCAGGATCGGGCGGCAGGTCAGGACATGAAAGTTATCAAACACCAAGTAAACCGGCCCGGCCTCCGCG harbors:
- a CDS encoding type II toxin-antitoxin system VapC family toxin, coding for MNYLIDTNICIYIMNQRPPEVIQKFKNHEIGQIAISSITVSELNYGVAKSQNKKQNAKRLEEFLTPFNILPYDEVASRYYGIIRSELESQGKVIGPLDMLIAAHAISEKLILVTNNEKEFQRIKSLKIENWAVQ
- the vapB gene encoding type II toxin-antitoxin system VapB family antitoxin codes for the protein MDTAKLFINGRSQALRLPKAYRFEGEEVYIKKISQGVLLIPKNKTAWGVWEDNLKKYDKPFMADRNQPDLQQERVGLNELFD
- a CDS encoding integron integrase produces the protein MTENAIHEDTSSFEKPLKASVQDGWNTVYSRLSDEIKVRHYSPKTYDAYCKWVQQFQTFVRNKALESLSPDDVKQFLTWLAVEQKCSASAQNQGFNGLLFFFRHILGKEFGKIDGVVRAKRKPYIPVVLSRKEIDLVVEKLRYPYDLIVQLLYGCGLRLAECMNIRMNALNFDHKILTVHDGKGKKDRTLPMPESIIPDILAQVEQVKKLHAKLIEDGYDGVFMFDAMDRKAKYAAREFNWQWLFPAKELTLVPDTGEKRLYHLHDRHVQKAIKSAANRLQLTKRVTPHTFRHSFASHLLQANYDIRTIQALLGHSDVRTTMIYTQTVPSTTLKEAKSPLDIT
- a CDS encoding type II toxin-antitoxin system RelE/ParE family toxin is translated as MNIKYLKRAKTDIRQAFGWYEEKRRGLGFEFLNCVEAAIQNIIVMPEMYQKRYKHLHGCPTIPLFNIV
- a CDS encoding addiction module protein; translation: MIQDEIRQKIDKLNVSEKILLVSDIWDSIAQDCSAMPPIQGWHKKELDQRIEEYESGKAELFDWKEVHNELREEFK
- a CDS encoding LuxR C-terminal-related transcriptional regulator; this encodes MMSRIRYLENRLDKALSNINKAHDFLRTSRINIFLCEIYIQTAFILQAMGRSSTAFFNMEKALHRADGSGSRYLIRTARAAMAKLGLLQGKRQAAQAWSTKNPLSLDEPFCEAFESDCLVQAFLLLDQARFQEACRLMETLRPRALKRHRRTAVLEADIIRAAALNGLGEKENAVRILELGLCFAVPEQYIQPFVIYSPYIADLLITLSSATDPVVKAHAAVICGHCRLEKPLERPQKTIPVTAFDSLNQKEFDILKLIDLGCSNREIAQKMHISINTVKFYNKSLFTKLSVKNRVQAVTRARQLNIF